Proteins co-encoded in one Pseudorhizobium banfieldiae genomic window:
- the edd gene encoding phosphogluconate dehydratase, whose protein sequence is MAAHSQIEAITARIVERSKPRRERYLDQVRSAVSRGPHRAVLSCGNLAHGFAACSPADKADLAADVVPNLGIITAYNDMLSAHQPYETFPAIIREAAREVGGVAQVAGGVPAMCDGVTQGQPGMELSLFSRDAIAMAAGIGLSHNMFDAAVFLGICDKIVPGLVIAALTFGHLPAVFIPAGPMTSGLPNDEKSRIRQLYAEGKVGRAELLDAESKSYHGPGTCTFYGTANSNQMLMEIMGFHMPGASFINPGTPLRDALTKEAAKRALAITAIGNEFTPAGEMIDERSIVNGVVGLHATGGSTNHTLHLVSMARAAGIHLTWQDISELSDIVPLLARVYPNGLADVNHFHAAGGMGFLIKQLLKAGLIHDDVRTVFGHGLEAYTIEAKLDAAGSIVRQPAPEESGDAKVLAKAEAPFQPNGGLKMLTGNLGKAVIKISAVKPERHVIEAPAIVFHDQQELQDAFKRGDLNRDFIAVMRFQGPKSNGMPELHRLTPPLGVLQDRGYKVALVTDGRMSGASGKVPAAIHVTPEASDSGPIARIQDGDLIRLDASRGTLEVLVDAAEFSTRTPASANLEQNEFGMGRELFAIFRKNAGTADNGASVFA, encoded by the coding sequence ATGGCTGCTCATTCGCAGATCGAAGCAATTACAGCCCGCATCGTCGAACGCTCGAAGCCGCGCCGCGAACGCTATCTCGACCAGGTTCGTTCGGCTGTTTCGCGGGGTCCCCATCGGGCAGTACTTTCCTGCGGCAACCTCGCCCATGGCTTTGCCGCCTGCTCCCCCGCCGACAAGGCAGACCTTGCGGCAGACGTGGTCCCCAACCTCGGCATCATCACCGCCTATAACGACATGCTGTCGGCGCATCAGCCTTACGAGACCTTCCCGGCCATCATCCGCGAAGCGGCCCGGGAGGTCGGTGGCGTGGCACAGGTCGCTGGCGGGGTGCCGGCGATGTGCGACGGCGTCACCCAGGGCCAGCCAGGAATGGAGCTTTCGCTGTTCTCGCGCGATGCGATTGCCATGGCTGCAGGCATCGGCCTCTCCCACAACATGTTCGACGCGGCCGTCTTTCTCGGCATCTGTGACAAGATCGTTCCCGGCCTGGTGATCGCTGCGCTGACCTTTGGTCACCTACCGGCCGTGTTCATCCCAGCAGGTCCCATGACGTCGGGGCTGCCCAATGACGAGAAGTCGCGGATCCGCCAGCTCTACGCGGAAGGAAAGGTCGGGCGGGCAGAACTGTTGGACGCAGAGTCCAAATCCTATCATGGCCCCGGCACCTGCACCTTCTACGGCACTGCCAATTCGAACCAGATGCTGATGGAGATCATGGGCTTCCACATGCCAGGCGCCTCCTTCATCAATCCGGGCACGCCGTTGCGGGACGCCCTGACCAAGGAAGCCGCCAAGCGTGCGCTCGCGATCACGGCGATCGGCAACGAGTTCACACCGGCTGGGGAGATGATCGACGAGCGCTCCATCGTCAACGGCGTCGTGGGTCTTCATGCGACCGGCGGCTCCACGAACCACACGCTTCATCTCGTTTCCATGGCGCGCGCTGCCGGGATCCACCTGACATGGCAGGACATTTCCGAGCTGTCCGACATCGTGCCGCTACTGGCCCGCGTCTACCCGAACGGCCTTGCCGACGTGAACCATTTCCACGCCGCCGGCGGCATGGGGTTCCTGATCAAGCAGTTGCTGAAGGCGGGGCTCATCCACGACGATGTCCGCACCGTCTTCGGTCACGGGCTTGAGGCCTATACGATCGAGGCGAAGCTCGACGCGGCAGGCAGCATCGTTCGGCAGCCGGCGCCGGAGGAAAGCGGGGACGCCAAGGTGCTCGCGAAAGCGGAGGCGCCATTCCAGCCGAACGGCGGGCTCAAGATGCTGACAGGCAATCTCGGCAAGGCCGTCATCAAGATCTCTGCCGTGAAGCCGGAGCGGCATGTGATCGAGGCGCCGGCGATCGTCTTCCATGACCAGCAGGAACTGCAGGATGCCTTCAAGCGAGGCGACCTCAACCGCGACTTCATCGCGGTCATGCGCTTCCAGGGTCCGAAATCCAACGGCATGCCGGAACTGCACCGCCTGACGCCGCCGCTTGGGGTTCTCCAGGACAGGGGCTACAAGGTCGCGCTGGTGACCGACGGGCGCATGTCAGGTGCCTCCGGCAAGGTTCCTGCCGCGATCCACGTGACGCCTGAAGCCTCCGACTCTGGCCCGATCGCACGGATCCAGGACGGTGACCTGATCCGCCTCGACGCAAGCAGGGGAACCCTGGAAGTGCTCGTCGACGCAGCCGAGTTCTCCACGCGGACTCCTGCGAGCGCCAATCTGGAGCAGAACGAATTCGGCATGGGCCGCGAGCTTTTTGCGATCTTCCGGAAGAATGCGGGAACGGCAGACAACGGCGCGAGCGTCTTCGCCTGA